In Crinalium epipsammum PCC 9333, the genomic window AGTAGTGTTGCTCAGGAGCAGAACTTTCGCTAAACTCCACGCCAGGAATAAATCCTTGGTCAATCATGTATTGGATTTGCTTGGCGATTTGTGCGTCGCTGAGGGGGGGCAAGTAGGAGAGAGTTTCGTAACGACGCTCTTTGGGTAGAGTTTGCATAGTTTTGTAAAGGTAATGCTGGTAAAAATGTTGTCAGGTGTTCTGGCTAATCTGAAATATTATCTAGATTCGGCTCAGAATCAATTGGCTGTTCAGGATAAGTGCTGGGGTTACTGGAGGTTAGTTGCGTAAGTCGCTCTAGATGCTGGCGGCGATATTCCATATTTGCCTGCTGAATACCAGTACGAACTATCTCCGGCAAATAATCCGTCACTTCCTCGGCTAAATGCTGTCGTACAGTCATTACTCTAAACGCCAGGTCTTGTTTCTCGCTGAGTAACTCTTTAAGAAAAGCTTCTCCGTCTTGGATTTTTTCTTTTCCTGAAAAGTTACTTAGCCAGTACGCCAGAGGAGGATTTGTCTCAGTTAACTGAGTCAAGATAATCCGCACGGCTTGATAGGTCAAATAGCTACTCAGCACCTTTGCTGTATCTTTGGCAACTTGTTTTAAGTCCATCCTTGACCCCAGCTATCAGCTATCAGCTATCAGCTATCAGCTATCAGCTTGTTTATTCAGGCTGAATGCTGACGGCTGAATGCTAAAAGCTTTTACAGTGTATCCATTGCTTCAAACTCGAACTTGATTTCCTTCCACAGTTCGCAAGCAACAGCCAATTCAGGAGACCACTTGCAAGCTTCACGGATTACGTCGCCGCCTTCACGCATCAGGTTGCGACCTTCGTTACGAGCTTGAACGCAAGCTTCCAAGGCAACGCGGTTAGCTGTTGCACCAGGAGCATTACCCCAAGGGTGTCCGAGAGTACCACCACCGAACTGCAAGCAGGAATCATCACCGAAGATTTCTACTAGAGCAGGCATATGCCATACGTGGATACCACCAGAAGCTACTGGCATTACTCCAGGCATAGAAGCCCAATCTTGGGTGAAGAAGATACCGCGATCGCGGTCTTGTTCAACGTAGTTTTCGCGCATCAGGTCAACGAAGCCCATTGTGATGCCTTTTTCGCCTTCTAGTTTACCAACGACGGTACCAGAGTGCAGGTGGTCACCACCAGACATCCGCAAGCACTTAGCTAATACACGGAAGTGGATACCGTGATTTTTTTGACGGTCGATAACTGCGTGCATAGCGCGGTGGATGTGCAGCAGAACGCCGTTGCGACGACACCATTTAGCCAATGTGGTGTTAGCGGTAAAACCACCAGTTAGGTAGTCGTGCATGATGATGGGGGTGCCGATTTCTTTAGCGAATTCTGCACGCTCCATCATTTCTTCACAGGTGGGAGCAGTTACGTTGAGGTAGTGTCCCTTGATTTCGCCTGTTTCAGCTTGAGCTTTTTCAATAGCTTCTTG contains:
- a CDS encoding form I ribulose bisphosphate carboxylase large subunit is translated as MAYSQTKTQSKTGYKAGVQDYRLTYYTPDYTPKDTDVLAAFRVTPQPGVPPEEAGAAVAAESSTGTWTTVWTDLLTDLDRYKGRCYDIEPVPGEDNQFIAYIAYPLDLFEEGSVTNLLTSLVGNVFGFKALRALRLEDLRIPVAYLKTFQGPPHGIQVERDKLNKYGRPLLGCTIKPKLGLSAKNYGRAVYEVLRGGLDFTKDDENINSQPFMRWRDRFLFVQEAIEKAQAETGEIKGHYLNVTAPTCEEMMERAEFAKEIGTPIIMHDYLTGGFTANTTLAKWCRRNGVLLHIHRAMHAVIDRQKNHGIHFRVLAKCLRMSGGDHLHSGTVVGKLEGEKGITMGFVDLMRENYVEQDRDRGIFFTQDWASMPGVMPVASGGIHVWHMPALVEIFGDDSCLQFGGGTLGHPWGNAPGATANRVALEACVQARNEGRNLMREGGDVIREACKWSPELAVACELWKEIKFEFEAMDTL
- the rcbX gene encoding RuBisCO chaperone RbcX; the encoded protein is MDLKQVAKDTAKVLSSYLTYQAVRIILTQLTETNPPLAYWLSNFSGKEKIQDGEAFLKELLSEKQDLAFRVMTVRQHLAEEVTDYLPEIVRTGIQQANMEYRRQHLERLTQLTSSNPSTYPEQPIDSEPNLDNISD